The following are encoded in a window of Balaenoptera ricei isolate mBalRic1 chromosome 1, mBalRic1.hap2, whole genome shotgun sequence genomic DNA:
- the PLA2G5 gene encoding phospholipase A2 group V has product MTRLVGAGAEDRPERTLKMKGLLTLAWFLACSVPAVPGSLLELRVMIEKVTRKPALMSYGFYGCYCGWGGQGTPKDGTDWCCWMHDHCYAQLEKKGCNVLTQVYRYRVAWGLVTCERGSLCQMQLCACDQHFVYCLKRNKRSYNPRYQYFPNFLCT; this is encoded by the exons aacGCTGAAGATGAAGGGCCTCCTCACACTGGCTTGGTTCCTGGCCTGTA GTGTGCCTGCTGTCCCAGGGAGCTTGCTGGAGCTGAGGGTGATGATTGAGAAGGTGACTAGGAAGCCCGCCCTGATGAGCTATGGCTTCTATGGCTGTTACTGCGGCTGGGGGGGTCAAGGAACCCCCAAGGATGGTACTGATTG GTGCTGTTGGATGCATGACCACTGCTACGCACAGCTGGAGAAAAAAGGCTGCAATGTCTTGACACAGGTGTACAGATACAGAGTTGCATGGGGCCTGGTCACCTGTG AACGTGGGTCCCTCTGCCAGATGCAGCTCTGCGCCTGTGACCAACATTTCGTCTACTGCCTGAAAAGAAACAAGAGGAGCTACAACCCTCGTTATCAATACTTTCCCAACTTCCTCTGCACCTAG